A single genomic interval of Prunus dulcis chromosome 5, ALMONDv2, whole genome shotgun sequence harbors:
- the LOC117627481 gene encoding elicitor-responsive protein 3-like, producing the protein MAPRGTLEVTLVGAKDLKNMDTMGMMDPYVVFTYKDQEKKSQVANGQGSEPDWNETFLFTIAGAEDELRLKLYDEDSGSTDDSVGELTIPLDAIVTDSGCEGRMPATPYDVMRNDKVRGEITIGLFFNPEPGSGDRDYGSGDRDCDEEEEDE; encoded by the exons ATGGCCCCTCGAGGAACCCTTGAAGTTACACTTGTCGGTGCTAAGGATCTTAAAAACATGGATACAATGG GTATGATGGATCCTTATGTCGTATTCACCTACAAAGATCAGGAGAAAAAGAGTCAGGTGGCAAACG GTCAAGGGTCTGAACCAGATTGGAATGAAACTTTTCTATTTACAATTGCTGGTGCTGAAGATGAACTCAGATTGAAGTTATATGACGAAGACTCTGGTAGCACTGATGATTCTGTGGGTGAATTAAC AATTCCACTGGATGCAATAGTTACCGACAGCGGGTGCGAAGGGAGAATGCCAGCAACGCCATACGACGTAATGAGGAACGACAAAGTCAGAGGAGAAATTACCATTGGCCTCTTTTTCAATCCTGAG CCTGGCAGTGGAGATCGCGACTATGGCAGTGGAGATCGCGActgtgatgaagaagaagaagacgagtGA